One Solea solea chromosome 5, fSolSol10.1, whole genome shotgun sequence genomic window carries:
- the txlng gene encoding gamma-taxilin → METTEVCEIDVATRRIVGGSETPPELDSPSQEEVAGFGLGLCCAEEERGETPGREDSPSDLVEAELDPGGDPKTVEDKAFGKEVVLLMQALNSLATPEEKLAALCKKYADLLEESRCMQKRLKALQKKQAQIVKEKVHLQGEHSKAILARSKLESLCRELQRHNKTLKEGNAQRSREYEEQRKEAMLHFQMTLSDIEVQMEQHSSHNTKLRQENMELAEKLKKLIEQYELREEHIDKVFKHKELQQQLMDAKLQRITEMMREVEEKQQRERDFLLKDATESRRKCELMKEQETQLKQQLSLYMDKFEEFQSTLAKSNEVFTTFRQEMEKMTKKIKKLEKETTQWKTKWESNNQALLQMAEEKTLRDGHFKALQGKLELLERLCRALQKERNDLNNRLSVLQEEGDKRTTAAQEAQQPEPSVEEEQEEGKEGLTQGDGQETEGVHQAPRPPECDSSPSAADHPTTATTSSRLAETPTTQQD, encoded by the exons ATGGAGACAACAGAAGTTTGTGAGATCGATGTGGCGACCAGAAGAATAGTGGGAGGCAGTGAAACTCCACCTGAACTGGACAGCCCTAGTCAG GAGGAGGTTGCTGGGTTTGGTTTGGGCTTGTGCTGcgctgaggaggagaggggggaaacTCCAGGCAGAGAGGACAGTCCCAGTGACTTGGTGGAAGCAGAGCTTGATCCCGGTGGCGACCCCAAGACTGTAGAGGACAAAGCTTTTG GGAAGGAGGTTGTTCTGCTGATGCAGGCCCTGAACTCTTTAGCCACTCCGGAAGAGAAACTGGCTGCTCTGTGCAAGAAGTATGCAGACCTG CTGGAAGAGAGCCGCTGCATGCAGAAGCGACTAAAAGCCCTGCAGAAGAagcaggctcaaattgtgaaggAGAAGGTCCATCTACAAGGGGAGCACAGCAAGGCCATCCTCGCACGTAGCAAGCTGGAGAGCCTCTGTAGGGAGCTGCAGAGgcacaacaaaacactgaag GAGGGAAACGCTCAGCGGTCCAGGGAGTATGAGGAGCAGCGTAAGGAGGCCATGCTGCACTTCCAGATGACCTTGAGTGACATTGAGGTGCAGATGGAGCAGCACAGCTCCCACAACACCAAGCTGAGGCAGGAGAACATGGAATTGGCTGAGAAGCTCAAGAAGCTCATCGAGCAGTATGAGCTGAGAGAGGAG CACATAGACAAAGTGTTCAAGCAcaaggagctgcagcagcagttgaTGGACGCCAAGCTGCAGAGAATCACTGAGATGATGAGAGAAgtggaggagaagcagcagagggagagggacTTT CTTCTGAAGGACGCCACTGAGTCCAGACGCAAGTGTGAGCTGATGAAGGAGCAGGAGACACAGCTCAAACAGCAG CTCTCCCTGTACATGGACAAGTTTGAGGAGTTCCAGAGCACTCTGGCTAAAAGCAACGAGGTCTTCACCACGTTCAGACAAGAGATGGAAAAG ATGACCAAGAAGATCAAGAAGCTAGAGAAGGAAACGACACAGTGGAAGACCAAGTGGGAGAGTAACAACCAGGCCCTGCTGCAGATGGCTGAGGAG AAAACCCTGCGTGACGGTCACTTCAAGGCCTTGCAGGGGaagctggagctgctggagagGCTGTGCAGAGCTCTGCAGAAGGAGAGGAACGACCTCAACAACCGGCTCAGCGTCCTACAGGAGGAGGGAGATAAAAGGACCACAGCGGCTCAGGAGGCCCAGCAGCCAGAGCCCTCAGTggaggaggagcaagaggagGGCAAGGAGGGCCTGACACAGGGAGACGGACAGGAGACGGAGGGCGTCCACCAAGCTCCCAGACCACCCGAATGTGACTCCTCACCGTCTGCCGCTGACCATCCCACGACTGCTACGACAAGCAGTCGGCTCGCAGAAACCCCAACCACACAGCAGGACTGA